The following proteins are co-located in the Camelina sativa cultivar DH55 chromosome 12, Cs, whole genome shotgun sequence genome:
- the LOC104731992 gene encoding DNA-directed RNA polymerases II, IV and V subunit 9B gives MSTMKFCRECNNILYPKEDKEQSILLYACRNCDHQEAADNNCVYRNEVHHSVSEQTQILSDVASDPTLPRTKAVRCAKCQHGEAVFFQATARGEEGMTLFFVCCNPNCSHRWRE, from the exons ATGAGTACTATGAAATTTTGTCGCGAATG TAACAACATTCTCTATCCCAAGGAAGATAAGGAGCAGTCGATTCTACTCTACGCTTGCCGTAATTGTGATCACCag GAAGCAGCGGATAACAACTGTGTCTACAGAAACGAGGTTCATCACTCTGTAAGTGAACAAACTCAGATCCTATCCGACGTTGCTTCCGACCCTACTCTTCCACGTACCAAGGCAGTGCGTTGTGCCAAGTGTCAACACGGGGAAGCTGTCTTCTTCCAG GCCACGGCTAGAGGCGAGGAAGGAATGACGCTGTTTTTCGTTTGCTGCAACCCGAATTGTAGTCACCGTTGGAGAGAATAG